In Leptospira barantonii, the DNA window AACGATTGAAAGCCGCCATCATCAAAGCGGTATGTCCGTCTCTGGTTCTCGCGTTAACATCCGCTCCTTGTTGTATGAGATATTCCGCGATCAGATATTCTCCTTCGCGTGCGGCGACCATTAGAGGAGTGTAATTTCTAAAAAAAGAATCTCTTTGATTGATACCCTGACCGGATCGAAGAGAATTTTCCAAACCTTGCAGATCACCTTTATAAACGTAGTCGGTCGGACTCGGACCGGGATAAGAAGCGTATCTTTCCTGGGGAAAAATACAGCCCGTAAAGAATAGGCTCGAAACGAAAACCAGGGCGATCGTCGTTTCGATAATTTTATGAAAAAAGTTTTTTCCATATTTTCCGAAAACAAAAAATGAAAGTTTCATGGAATTCTTCCTCAAATGCCCGATCAGTGTATCGATTTTGAAATTCGTCGCAATAGGTGTTCCCTGCAATTGCGGAAATTACTCAGAAACGTTTTTAAGATTAGTGGTTTTTACCTAAGAATTCTCGGAGGTCCTTATACGACTTGACTCGGAAAGGGAAGAATTTCTAATTTTCATTGGATTCTTCCGAGAAGGTAAAAATGAGACTCTGGTTTCCCCAAGAAAAACGATTCTACTTTTTTTCGATTTATGTTTTTCTAATTTTTCTCTGGATTCTAGAAGAGATCCTAACGTTCGCGTTCGACATCAACTGGATCGAAAGATCCCAAGCCTACTTCACAACGATCGAAGCCGCGTTCGGTTTTTTATCCATCGTTGGAATTTACTTTTTATTCCAGGAAATCAGACATACACAAGCGGACATAGAATCCGCAAAGGTCGCGATCGAAGGACTCAAAAATAAAAATCAACTTTTGGTTCATACCGATCAATCCTTCTGGGAATCTCTTCAAAGACAATTGGAAGAATGGGATCTTTCCGATAAGGAAAAAGAAATCGCCCTACTACTTCTTCGAGGGATGTCCAATCACCAAATCGCCGCTATTCGGGGAAAAAGTTTAAAGACCATCGAAAACCAAACTTTTTCGATCTATCAAAAATCAGGAACAACCGGAAAACTCGAATTCATCGCGTATTTTATATCTCCTCTTTTACCGGAAGAAGAGTGATTCGGTTCGATTTACGACTGAACCTCTCGCAAAACCGTCTAACGCGGATCAAAAATTCATATTATGGATTTTGAAACTTATTTTTTATCCTCCGATTTCCTGGAGAATGGAAATCCAAAACAAAAACGTCTTCACCGCGATCTTTCCGAACATAAAATTTTGGAGAGAATTTCAAAATTCGATCCTGTTCTTGCGGGAACGATTCCTTTGGACATCGATCATCCTGCAAGCGACGCGGATATTCTTTGTTGTTTTAAAACACCCGAAGAATTCTCCTCCGTTTTAGAATCCGCCTTTTCCGATTTTTTAAATTTCGAACTGAAAGAAGGTCAACATCAAGGGATTCCGTCCGTTTTAGCGCGTTTTCAAACAAAAGAATTTTCTTATGAAGTTTTCGGACAGAATCTTCCGATCGTCGAGCAGATGGGATTCGTCCATCTTCAAGTCGAACATAAGATTCTTTGCATCGCTGGAGAAAATTTTAAGAATAGAATTCGCGTTTTGAAAAACGAAGGATGGAAAACTGAACCTGCGTTCGCGCATCTCCTTGGAATTCAAGAAAGCCCCTATCACGCATTATACGATATGCGTCTTTTTTCCGATCAAGACTTGAGAAATTTCGTTTTTTCGTCCGAGTTCTTTTCAAATTCGGATAAATAATCGGCAGTTAAGAAGCGTTCTACGGGGCGGATTTTCGTATTAACGGGAAAGCCGAATCCAGCTTGACAATCGAATTTTTTAAACGATCTTGTTTTTCCAATCGATAAATAATTTCTAAAGGTTGCAAGAATTATGCAAAGATCCTTAAAATCCGTTTTCTTTTTCGTTGCATTGCTGACGTTCTGTTTTTCGGTCGGAGCTCAAAAGAATAATACAATCAATTTTGACGCGGAACTTTACGCGCAAATCGTTCGGCAAAGCGCTTATCAATACGGGGCGATTCTCAAATCGAGAAAAGTTCTGAAAGATCATAACAGTTGGAAAAAACCGATCGATACGGCTTTTCGAAAACTCGCCGATTCCTCCGGCAATCCTTCCTTTCCGATCGTTTACAATTTGATTCAGGACAATTCGTTTAACGCGTTCGCGATGGCGGGCGGTCAGTTTTGTATCAACTCAGGAACCTTGGACATCTTGGATCAAGTGATCACGAATTCGGAAGCTGATGCAAAAGATAGAATGAACTTCTATAGAGAAAGATATATCGCGGGAGTTTTATCCCACGAGCTTTCTCATTACTACAACAAACATACGTTTAACTCGGTAAAAAAATTCTATCAATTGAAGGACAATCCTACCGGAGAAGCGGTATTAGATAATCTTAAATTCTCTCAGGAACAGGAAGTGGATGCGGATCAAACCGGATTTCAACTTCTCAACAAAGCGGGTTACGGCGGAGAATATATGATCCGCACTCTGGAGTTGATGAGCGACATCGACAATCAGTACAAAGAATATATCGTAAGCAAAAAATTGGATAAGGTCAGCCCGGAATCCATGACTTCTTTGTATTTTACGAGTCATCCTTCTCCGAACGATCGTCTTTCCAGATTCAGCGGAGACAAACAGGAACTTTATTCTTTGCTTGCGACCTTGGAAAAAACCTACGATGACGTTCAGTTTGGTAAGAATTTGGATCAAGCGAAATCGAATCTTGAACGAGCTCTTTCCAAATTTCCCGGAAACACTCATTTAGAAAAATCTTATGCGGTTTGTCTTCATAAGATTTGGATGGCTACCGCGAGCAACGACGATCTTAAAATCAAACCGGTGATCGACATGCCTTCTTTCCGGGATTCGATGGTGTTTCCGGGCGGACTTCGCAAAAGAGCCGTTATGCGGGCGATTCCGGGAAATCAAGCCGCGTATTCAAAAGCAAAAGAAGCGTATCAAAAAGTAATCGTTAAGACCGAAGATCCTTATTTCATTTCGAACTACGCGGTTCTTCTTTCTTACTCCACCGAAGAAAACGATATGAACGTCGCGAAATCCTTGGCGGGAAATACGGTAAGAGCTGAAAATTCGATTCCACTCGCAAACAACTTCGGAGTGGTTTTGTATTGGACGGACGATCAGGAGAAGGCACTCGAAGTCTTTAAATCCGTCGCTACGATGGTCGATAAACGAGTTCAATCCTTCGGTGAAAAAGCGAAATCGAACGCGGACATCCAAGCGTATCTTCAGGGAATCGGCAATTCGATTCGTCAGAAAACGCAATTGGATCCGGACTACGTTTACGAAAACTTCACACCGATTTTAAATTACGTTCTTCTCGAATCTTATAAGGAAAAAACTCCGAAAACAAAACAGCTCGCGACGTATTATCTGGAGAATTACGATTCAACCTCCGGTTGGGCGAAATATCTTGCGGATTTACACGGAGTTACTTTACCCGATCCTTCTCAAAATACGAAACAAAACTTCTTTAAAGTGGGAGGGGTTGGTCCGGGTGATAAACTCGAAGACTTACTCAAACTTTGGGGAAAACCGGATAAGATCCAAGTCGATAAATCTTCCGGAAGCGAGTTTTACATTTATACGAAGAAGGAAACTTCATTCTTACTCAGCATCGGTTCCGTTCTTCAAGTCAACGCTTACGGAAACAACAGTCCGGGCATAGACAAAGGAGTTCCTATCGGAGCGGATCGCGGTTCCGCTGAAAAAGTTTTCGGTAAACAGTTTCAGAAGAACGGTCCTTATTTAGGATATTCTTTAAACGGAAATGCATTCGTTAAATACAGAAAGAATAAAGTGGATCAGATCATTCTTCAGTGATCGATACGATTCTTTCTTAGTCGCGCCGCCGAAATTCTTCGGCGGTTTGTTCCTCTTTTCGACTTCTCAAAATGATTCTTCCCTGATAGATAAATTCTTTTAGAAAGCTTTAGAATGTTACTATGGCCATTTTCCAGTCGTTCTGATCGGTTCGTTCTACGTTTTTAACCATTTTAAGCAGAACATTCGTTCTGTTTTAGAACAATTCTATCCCCGTTTCGCGTGAAAAAAACCTTTCCTCCTCACCTAGCTGTTTTAAACAGGTTCTATTCCATTGAAAATCCAAGAATTGGTATAGTTTCATGAGAGAGATAAAAACAGTTACAGTATTAGGCGCGAACGGTACTATGGGCGCCGGTTCAGCGGCAATCGTTGCCTCGTTCGGAAAAGCAAAAGTCCACATGCTTGCACGGGACATAAGCAAAGCGAAAGAAGGTATCGAGAAAGCGATCGGTTCAGTTAAGACCGATACGATTCGTCCAAGACTGATTCCGGGTTCGTATGACGCGGATTTGGAAAAAGCGGTAGCGGAATCCGATTGGGTTTTCGAACTCGTTGCGGAAAGCTACGAAGTAAAAGAACCGATCAACAAAAGAATCGCAAGTTCAAGAAGACCTGGAACCATCGTTTCAACGGTTTCTTCCGGTCTTTCCATCGAAAGACTTTCGAAAGCATTCGATGAGGACGGACAAAAGCATTATTTCGGAACTCACTTCTTTAACCCTCCTTACAAAATGATTCTTTGCGAACTCGTTTCACACAAAGGATCGGATAAGAAAGTTCTTAAACAACTCGGCACATATCTGGATCAAGTTTTAGGCCGCGCGGTCGTTTATACAAACGATACTCCCGCGTTTGCCGGAAACAGAATCGGATTTCAGCTCATCAACGAAGTCGCTCAGATTGCTGAAAAGTATTCTGATAAAGGCGGGATCGCTCTTATGGATGCGATCATGAGCGGTTATACGGGAAGAGCAATGGCTCCTCTGGATACTGCGGATTTCGTAGGTCTCGACGTTCACAAAGCGATCGTGGATAACCTCTACGAGATGACAAAAGACGCGGCTCATTCCACGTTTAAAATGCCGGGTTACTTCCAAAAGCTGATCGATAAAGGCGATCTTGGAAGAAAAGCGGGAGGCGGACTCTACAAGATGTCCAAAACTCCGGACGGTAAGAAAGAAAAATTAGTCTATAATATAGGCGCCGATCTCTACGAGCCGGTTCCAAAATTCGACATCGATTTTATTCGTCAGGCGAACAGAAGAATTTCAGAAGCGGACTACATAGGCGCAATGAACATCGTAAAAGAAGCAAAAGGTTTCGAAGCGGACCTCGCGAGATACTTCATCGCAAGATACGTTAGTTACTCTCTTTCGATCGTGGGCGAAGTCGTAGACACAAAAGAAATGGCGGATCTCGCGATGGGAACAGGATTCAACTGGGCTCCCGCTTCCGCATTCGTCGATTTCTTAGGCGGACCTAAGGATGCGATTCAACTGATCGAAAAAGCAAAACTTCCGGTTCCTGAAGTATTAGCAAAAGCGAAACCAGGGAAGCCGTTTTACGAGCTGAAGGAAAAGCTTGACGCTCGTTCACTTTTCAAAGGATAATTTACGGAGGCAGGATCACCATGAGCGATAAAATTTACGTCCTCGGCGGGGAACAAACCGATTTTCAAAGAAACTGGACCAAAGAAGGAAAGACCTTCATGTCCTTGATGCGCGAAGCCGTTCAAGACGGACTCGCTTCCGTCGGAATTACTCCCGATGAAATCAAAAAACTGAACAAACAAAATAGAATCGGAATTTTCGTAGGAAACTTCGATGCGGAACAGTATGCAACTCAAGGTCACTTGGGCGCATTCTTAACCGAAGTCGATCCTGCGTTCTACGGAATTCCTGGCGGTCGTTTTGAAGCCGCTTGTGCTTCCGGTTCGATCGCGCTCGACGCGGCGGCTACAAAAATCCGTGCGAAAGACTACGACGTTGCCATCGTTCTCGGAATCGAGATCATGAAAACAGTAAGTTCTTCCGTAGGTGGAGACTTTTTAGGAACTGCGGCTTATTACGAAAAAGAAGCGAAGGGAGTTCAATTTCCTTTCCCTAAACTTTTCGGAAAACTCGCGGACGTAATTCTGGAAAGATACAAACTTCCGGAACAAAGATTCATGGGAGCTCTTGCCGAAATTTCCAGAATCAACTACGACAACGCGAAGAGAAATCCGAAAGCGCAAACTCGTTCTTGGTTCATGAACAAAGAACACGCAGACGCGCGCGGCGGAGAATACAATATGGCCGTGGGTGGAAGACTTTGTATCACCGATTGTTCTCAAGTAACCGACGGTGCGGCAATGGTCGTTCTCGCGAATAAATCTTATACAGAAGAATACGCGAAAAAAAGAGGAAAGAAGATCACTTCCATCCCAAGACTGAAAGGTTGGGGACACAGAGTGGCTCCGATCACTTTCGACGCGAAGGTTGCCGAATCTAAAGGAGACAAATACATTCTCCCTTGGACCAGACAAACCGTAAAAGACGCTTACGACAGAGCGGAACTCGGAGTAAAAGACATCGACGTTTTTGAAACTCACGACTGTTTCACTTCTTCCGAGTATGCGGCGATTTCCGCTTTTGGAATCACCCAACCCGGAAAGGAACACGAAGCGATCGAAGACGGCGTGATCGACATCAACGGTAAAAAACCGATTAACCCATCCGGCGGACTTATCGGAGTGGGACACCCGGTTGGTGCTTCCGGCGTGAGAATGATGCTCGACCTCTACAAACAAGTTACCGGAACTGCGGGCAACTACCAAGTAGAAGGCGCTAAGAACGGACTGATGCTGAATATCGGCGGGTCCGCAACGACTAACGTGGTTTTCATCGTAGGAAAATAAGAATGAGTTTAAGGACTGCGAAAGATTGGAATCAATTTCTATTAAGATTGTTTATCGCTTTCGGTTTTTGGGAAGTGATCTCCGTACCGCTTCGCAGTCTGCTCTTTTCCCGTTTTTACTACGACCCTACCTATAAAGGATTTTTTCAATCCGTTGGAATGATCCTTTGGGTGGGGCCGATCGTCGCCGATCTCATTCAGGTTTTCTTTTTAGGAATTCTGATTCGCCTCGCAAAAGATTCTCTTCCGACTGGAATCGTAGGCGGTTTGATCGTTGCGATTTGTTTTTCCCTCGCGGCCTATGTCGGTCCGGCAATTTCCATTCTCAACTTCATCAATGTTCTTCCGAGTATGATCGTTTGGCTTTGGGTTTTCTCTCAGTTTTTACTGACGTTGATTTCTTCCTTGATCTTGGCTTATACGACCGACGAAGAAATTTAATTTGAAACCGGGCGACCGTTTTTAAATTCTCCCTCGAAAACGGTTCCATCGGAATATTTTAATTTTCCGTATCCATTCGCTAAATCGTTCGAGTAGATTCCTTCAAAACTTTCTCCGTTTATACAAGTATAACCGCCCTTTCCCACTTTTCGGTTTTCTCGAAAGTTTCCCCGAAAGATACATTCCACATCGTCGGAATCCGGGATAAACCTCGCCCAGGTTTTGCATCCATTCTCGTTGCAATCCCCGTCTTCAACCCAGGTACCATATACGACGTTTCCGGTTTCAGGATCGGTCCATTGACCCTTACCTTTTATGGAAGAATTTTTATAAACTCCCGAAAACGTTCCGTGGTTTTTGAATTTAACTTCCGCATATCCTTCTAGTTTTTCGTTTTTAAAAATTCCTTTGAATTCGTTTCCGAATGAATCGATGAAAATACCTTTTCCATTCCGACAATTTCCGGATAAGCAACCCCTTACTGATTGGGCTTGGGAAAGAATGGAGAAAACAATAAAACAAATTAGAATGAATATTTTAATTTTAAACATTGGAACCGTAAAATGTAGGAACTCATACATTAGGCGTTCATTCGTCTTTCTTTTCCATCCCATTTTTTCACTGGATTCATTTGTCGGAAGAATTATACTTTGACCGAAATTTACTTGCGTAAATCGGGAAAGCGACTTCGGCAAGAACCGCACAACGAAAAATTCAAAGGGAGAATACGGATGAATCGGATTCTAAAAAACTTCGCCCTTAGCGTCGGCATCGGAGCCGCGTTACTCTACGTCTTATACTTCGCCTTTTCCAGACCCAAAGAAATATTAGAATTTTATGATCCTTACCACGAGGATCGTCCTGTGGCCGAAGGTTCCAAAATCATGGTTGCAACGGGACATCCGTTCGCCACAAAAGTCGCGATCGATATTTTAGAACGTGGGGGAAACGCCGCCGACGCGGGAATCGCCGCCTTACTCGTGTTAAACGTCACACAAGGGGAAGAAGCTTCGTTTCCGGGAGTCGCACCTTTGCTTTATCACGATGCAAAGACCCAGAAAGTGGAAAGTTATATCGGCGCGGGAAAGGCTCCGAGCAAAGCCACGATCGACTACTTTCGATCCCGAGGTCATAAGTATATTCCGACTTTGAAATATTCTTCCCAACTCGTTCCGGCATCGCCTGACGTCATCGTCGCACTATTGAAAAAATACGGAACGATGAGTTTCGAGGAAGTCAGCGCACCCGCGATTCGA includes these proteins:
- a CDS encoding acetyl-CoA acetyltransferase; this translates as MSDKIYVLGGEQTDFQRNWTKEGKTFMSLMREAVQDGLASVGITPDEIKKLNKQNRIGIFVGNFDAEQYATQGHLGAFLTEVDPAFYGIPGGRFEAACASGSIALDAAATKIRAKDYDVAIVLGIEIMKTVSSSVGGDFLGTAAYYEKEAKGVQFPFPKLFGKLADVILERYKLPEQRFMGALAEISRINYDNAKRNPKAQTRSWFMNKEHADARGGEYNMAVGGRLCITDCSQVTDGAAMVVLANKSYTEEYAKKRGKKITSIPRLKGWGHRVAPITFDAKVAESKGDKYILPWTRQTVKDAYDRAELGVKDIDVFETHDCFTSSEYAAISAFGITQPGKEHEAIEDGVIDINGKKPINPSGGLIGVGHPVGASGVRMMLDLYKQVTGTAGNYQVEGAKNGLMLNIGGSATTNVVFIVGK
- a CDS encoding M48 family metallopeptidase; translated protein: MQRSLKSVFFFVALLTFCFSVGAQKNNTINFDAELYAQIVRQSAYQYGAILKSRKVLKDHNSWKKPIDTAFRKLADSSGNPSFPIVYNLIQDNSFNAFAMAGGQFCINSGTLDILDQVITNSEADAKDRMNFYRERYIAGVLSHELSHYYNKHTFNSVKKFYQLKDNPTGEAVLDNLKFSQEQEVDADQTGFQLLNKAGYGGEYMIRTLELMSDIDNQYKEYIVSKKLDKVSPESMTSLYFTSHPSPNDRLSRFSGDKQELYSLLATLEKTYDDVQFGKNLDQAKSNLERALSKFPGNTHLEKSYAVCLHKIWMATASNDDLKIKPVIDMPSFRDSMVFPGGLRKRAVMRAIPGNQAAYSKAKEAYQKVIVKTEDPYFISNYAVLLSYSTEENDMNVAKSLAGNTVRAENSIPLANNFGVVLYWTDDQEKALEVFKSVATMVDKRVQSFGEKAKSNADIQAYLQGIGNSIRQKTQLDPDYVYENFTPILNYVLLESYKEKTPKTKQLATYYLENYDSTSGWAKYLADLHGVTLPDPSQNTKQNFFKVGGVGPGDKLEDLLKLWGKPDKIQVDKSSGSEFYIYTKKETSFLLSIGSVLQVNAYGNNSPGIDKGVPIGADRGSAEKVFGKQFQKNGPYLGYSLNGNAFVKYRKNKVDQIILQ
- a CDS encoding 3-hydroxyacyl-CoA dehydrogenase family protein gives rise to the protein MREIKTVTVLGANGTMGAGSAAIVASFGKAKVHMLARDISKAKEGIEKAIGSVKTDTIRPRLIPGSYDADLEKAVAESDWVFELVAESYEVKEPINKRIASSRRPGTIVSTVSSGLSIERLSKAFDEDGQKHYFGTHFFNPPYKMILCELVSHKGSDKKVLKQLGTYLDQVLGRAVVYTNDTPAFAGNRIGFQLINEVAQIAEKYSDKGGIALMDAIMSGYTGRAMAPLDTADFVGLDVHKAIVDNLYEMTKDAAHSTFKMPGYFQKLIDKGDLGRKAGGGLYKMSKTPDGKKEKLVYNIGADLYEPVPKFDIDFIRQANRRISEADYIGAMNIVKEAKGFEADLARYFIARYVSYSLSIVGEVVDTKEMADLAMGTGFNWAPASAFVDFLGGPKDAIQLIEKAKLPVPEVLAKAKPGKPFYELKEKLDARSLFKG
- a CDS encoding DUF4269 domain-containing protein; amino-acid sequence: MDFETYFLSSDFLENGNPKQKRLHRDLSEHKILERISKFDPVLAGTIPLDIDHPASDADILCCFKTPEEFSSVLESAFSDFLNFELKEGQHQGIPSVLARFQTKEFSYEVFGQNLPIVEQMGFVHLQVEHKILCIAGENFKNRIRVLKNEGWKTEPAFAHLLGIQESPYHALYDMRLFSDQDLRNFVFSSEFFSNSDK
- a CDS encoding ankyrin repeat domain-containing protein, encoding MKLSFFVFGKYGKNFFHKIIETTIALVFVSSLFFTGCIFPQERYASYPGPSPTDYVYKGDLQGLENSLRSGQGINQRDSFFRNYTPLMVAAREGEYLIAEYLIQQGADVNARTRDGHTALMMAAFNRYPEIVKLLIRSGADLHATTTQGHTAWSEATLEDSKRVQEILLQAGAGKR
- a CDS encoding helix-turn-helix transcriptional regulator, with the translated sequence MRLWFPQEKRFYFFSIYVFLIFLWILEEILTFAFDINWIERSQAYFTTIEAAFGFLSIVGIYFLFQEIRHTQADIESAKVAIEGLKNKNQLLVHTDQSFWESLQRQLEEWDLSDKEKEIALLLLRGMSNHQIAAIRGKSLKTIENQTFSIYQKSGTTGKLEFIAYFISPLLPEEE
- a CDS encoding membrane-binding protein is translated as MFKIKIFILICFIVFSILSQAQSVRGCLSGNCRNGKGIFIDSFGNEFKGIFKNEKLEGYAEVKFKNHGTFSGVYKNSSIKGKGQWTDPETGNVVYGTWVEDGDCNENGCKTWARFIPDSDDVECIFRGNFRENRKVGKGGYTCINGESFEGIYSNDLANGYGKLKYSDGTVFEGEFKNGRPVSN